Proteins found in one Caminicella sporogenes DSM 14501 genomic segment:
- a CDS encoding heavy-metal-associated domain-containing protein, with the protein MILIEGMSCHHCKGRVERALGEIDGVIVESISVDEKNAIINLTKDVDESVIRQAIDDAGYDILEIKEI; encoded by the coding sequence ATGATTTTAATTGAGGGTATGAGTTGTCATCATTGTAAAGGCAGGGTTGAAAGAGCTTTAGGTGAGATTGATGGAGTAATTGTTGAAAGTATAAGTGTAGATGAAAAAAATGCTATAATAAATTTAACAAAAGATGTAGATGAATCAGTTATAAGACAAGCAATTGATGATGCAGGATATGATATTTTAGAAATTAAAGAAATATAA